The Yersinia intermedia genome window below encodes:
- a CDS encoding glycoside hydrolase family 31 protein, whose product MKTLKNWQLINQYPDHVELLVDDHHIFCLYILEPNLCRVLIKKNGELALNRTWSIAPQGDVPWSGRDRLSLEGFSIPGYQLEHHEQQLIVTTECLRVTIYQPLYLAWEYKNQHGEWQPLAADRPTSAYLLSPKGEAIAHYQRRYPNEQYYGLGEKAGDLNRAGRRFEMRNLDAMGYNAASTDPLYKHIPFTITRRDDVSFGLFYDNLSSCWLDLGNEIDNYHLAYRRYQAEAGDLDYYMFLGPKVLDVTKAFVRLTGKTKFGPKWSLGYSGSTMHYTDAPDAQVQLQKFITLCQQHDIPCDSFQLSSGYTSINNKRYVFNWNYDKVPQPKVMSQAFLQAGIKLAANIKPCLLQDHPQYQHVAERGLFIRDGETGLPERSSFWDDEGSHLDFTNPATVDWWQENVTKQLLEMGIGSTWNDNNEYEVWDGEARCNGFGESIAIKHIRPVMPLLMMRASMEAQQAFAPDIRPYLISRSGCAGMQRYAQTWSGDNRTSWQTLRYNIRMGLGMSLSGLYNLGHDVGGFSGDKPEAELFIRWVQNGVMHPRFTIHSWNDDHTVNEPWMYPAATPMIRDAMALRYRLLPYFYTLQWQATHDDEPMLRPTFLDHEHDSGTFTENDDFMLGRDLLVASVVEAGQRQREVYLPDNSQPDNNGGWYCFHSGQWYGGGQIITLDAPLERLPLLVRAGAALPLSRRIAFVNAKLDSQRELALYPTKGAGRSSGMLFEDDGESHRWQQGYALWLSWQVTTDNHRIDITFARTGSYQPAWRELSVNLPANEHRKLYINGIAGNVLQLSQLT is encoded by the coding sequence ATGAAAACATTAAAAAACTGGCAGTTAATAAATCAATACCCTGACCATGTGGAATTACTGGTCGATGACCATCATATATTTTGTCTGTATATATTAGAGCCAAACCTCTGCCGTGTGCTGATTAAAAAGAATGGTGAACTGGCCTTAAACCGCACCTGGAGCATTGCCCCACAAGGCGATGTGCCATGGTCTGGCCGCGATCGACTTAGCCTGGAAGGTTTCTCCATTCCAGGTTATCAATTAGAACACCATGAACAACAGTTGATAGTCACCACTGAATGTTTGCGGGTCACCATTTATCAACCACTGTATCTGGCATGGGAATATAAAAATCAGCACGGCGAGTGGCAGCCACTGGCGGCGGATCGGCCCACCAGCGCTTATTTGCTCAGCCCCAAAGGAGAAGCTATTGCTCACTATCAGCGGCGATATCCCAATGAGCAATATTACGGATTAGGTGAAAAAGCGGGTGATCTTAACCGTGCAGGTCGCCGCTTTGAAATGCGCAATCTAGACGCCATGGGTTACAACGCCGCCAGTACTGACCCACTCTACAAACATATCCCGTTTACCATCACTCGCCGTGATGATGTCAGCTTTGGTCTTTTTTATGACAATTTAAGCAGTTGCTGGTTAGATTTAGGGAATGAGATTGATAACTACCATCTGGCCTATCGCCGCTATCAGGCTGAAGCTGGCGATCTTGATTACTATATGTTCCTCGGCCCGAAAGTGCTTGATGTAACCAAGGCCTTTGTCCGCCTGACCGGCAAAACCAAGTTTGGCCCCAAATGGAGCCTTGGTTACAGTGGTTCGACCATGCATTACACCGATGCTCCCGATGCACAGGTGCAGTTGCAAAAATTCATTACGCTATGTCAGCAGCATGATATTCCCTGCGACTCTTTCCAGCTCTCATCTGGCTATACCTCAATCAACAATAAGCGTTATGTTTTTAACTGGAATTACGACAAAGTACCGCAGCCTAAGGTAATGAGTCAGGCTTTTCTGCAAGCAGGCATTAAGTTAGCTGCCAATATCAAACCGTGCCTATTGCAAGATCACCCACAATATCAGCATGTTGCCGAACGCGGATTATTTATTCGTGATGGTGAAACCGGGTTACCAGAGCGCTCTTCATTCTGGGATGATGAAGGCTCTCACCTTGATTTCACCAATCCTGCAACCGTGGACTGGTGGCAGGAGAATGTAACCAAACAACTGCTGGAGATGGGGATCGGCTCAACCTGGAATGATAATAATGAATATGAAGTGTGGGATGGTGAAGCGCGCTGCAATGGATTCGGTGAATCTATCGCTATCAAACATATCAGACCGGTAATGCCTTTGCTGATGATGCGGGCCTCAATGGAGGCTCAACAAGCATTTGCACCAGATATACGCCCGTATTTGATATCACGTTCTGGTTGTGCCGGTATGCAACGCTACGCCCAGACCTGGAGTGGTGACAACCGGACCAGTTGGCAAACGCTGCGCTATAACATCCGCATGGGGCTGGGGATGAGCCTGTCAGGGTTATACAATCTCGGTCATGATGTCGGCGGTTTTTCGGGTGATAAACCAGAAGCAGAGCTATTTATCCGCTGGGTACAAAACGGCGTGATGCATCCACGATTTACTATTCACTCATGGAATGACGATCACACTGTAAATGAGCCCTGGATGTACCCTGCCGCCACGCCGATGATCCGTGATGCTATGGCGCTACGTTATCGGTTACTGCCCTATTTTTACACCTTACAGTGGCAGGCCACCCATGATGATGAGCCTATGTTACGCCCTACTTTCCTCGATCATGAACACGATAGCGGCACGTTTACAGAAAATGACGACTTTATGCTGGGCCGCGATTTGCTGGTTGCCAGTGTGGTAGAGGCCGGACAACGCCAGCGAGAAGTGTACTTACCTGATAATAGCCAGCCTGATAATAATGGTGGCTGGTATTGCTTCCACAGTGGCCAATGGTATGGCGGTGGGCAGATAATCACCCTTGATGCACCACTGGAACGTTTGCCACTATTGGTCCGAGCCGGTGCAGCGCTGCCGCTGTCACGGCGCATCGCCTTTGTTAATGCCAAGTTGGACTCGCAACGCGAGTTGGCACTCTACCCCACTAAAGGCGCGGGGCGATCGAGTGGAATGCTGTTTGAAGATGATGGCGAAAGCCACCGCTGGCAGCAAGGCTATGCATTATGGCTGAGTTGGCAGGTGACTACCGATAACCACCGCATTGATATCACCTTTGCGCGCACTGGCAGCTATCAACCGGCTTGGCGTGAATTATCCGTTAATCTGCCCGCGAATGAACATCGCAAATTGTATATCAACGGCATCGCCGGTAACGTCTTACAATTAAGTCAGTTAACTTAA
- a CDS encoding sensor domain-containing diguanylate cyclase: protein MLIAYLDALNILSTPVWLVLPKNQEILFANKEARAIAGDSPLQLLRNGRFSAHAQQHLDAYLPALADEDQIVEIWTIQTEGNSFPLSCRLSLTQLEAYGDVIVFEGLYIAGAEVTRPNVGRLCSKPYCRDERGFYEQFFDTNTAPMLLIDPSDDGQIVDANQAATRFYGYSRDEMCMKHTWEINTMGKDVLPVMREVAKLPGGHKPLNFIHKLADGNTRHVQTYAGPVELDGMRLMLCIIHDITEQKRLEQALEDAALRDPLTGLGNRRQFFNLVEHANAQSQRYAQGFSLMLVDADHFKQVNDQFGHHKGDEVLILLARTLESRIRESDMIFRWGGEEFAILLPSTNLAGALQVAESIREAVQLVCQPNLPQLTVSIGVAQHQVGEDSDSLFKRMDEALYRAKAAGRNRVLVA, encoded by the coding sequence ATGTTGATAGCCTACTTAGATGCGTTAAATATTTTGAGCACGCCTGTTTGGCTCGTTTTACCCAAAAATCAGGAAATACTTTTTGCTAATAAGGAAGCCCGAGCAATTGCAGGTGATAGCCCACTCCAGTTACTGCGCAATGGCCGGTTTTCAGCACATGCGCAGCAGCATCTGGATGCATACCTGCCCGCTTTGGCAGATGAAGATCAAATCGTTGAAATTTGGACTATTCAAACAGAAGGCAATAGCTTTCCCCTAAGTTGTCGGCTCTCTTTGACACAACTGGAAGCCTACGGAGACGTTATTGTTTTCGAAGGGCTTTATATTGCCGGTGCGGAGGTCACTCGCCCCAATGTTGGTCGGCTGTGCTCGAAGCCCTACTGCCGCGACGAACGGGGTTTCTATGAGCAATTTTTCGACACCAATACGGCCCCGATGTTATTGATTGATCCATCGGACGATGGACAAATTGTGGATGCTAATCAAGCGGCAACCCGTTTCTATGGTTATTCCCGGGATGAGATGTGTATGAAACATACTTGGGAAATTAATACCATGGGTAAGGATGTATTGCCCGTAATGCGTGAGGTAGCCAAGCTGCCCGGTGGGCACAAGCCTCTTAATTTCATCCATAAATTAGCCGATGGAAATACCCGCCATGTGCAAACTTATGCCGGCCCCGTTGAGTTGGATGGTATGCGGCTAATGCTTTGTATTATTCATGATATTACTGAACAAAAGCGCCTGGAACAGGCATTAGAAGATGCGGCCTTACGGGATCCACTGACCGGCTTGGGGAATCGGCGGCAATTCTTTAATCTTGTCGAGCATGCTAATGCACAAAGCCAACGTTATGCACAAGGCTTCAGCTTGATGTTGGTTGATGCAGACCATTTCAAGCAAGTTAATGATCAGTTCGGGCATCATAAGGGTGACGAAGTCCTGATATTGCTGGCAAGAACCCTGGAATCCCGAATTCGTGAAAGTGACATGATTTTCCGTTGGGGAGGCGAAGAGTTTGCCATTTTACTCCCTTCAACCAATTTAGCTGGCGCATTACAAGTGGCGGAATCTATTCGTGAGGCCGTTCAGTTAGTGTGTCAACCCAATCTACCGCAACTCACTGTCAGTATCGGTGTGGCACAGCATCAGGTTGGTGAGGATTCCGATAGCTTATTCAAACGTATGGATGAAGCCCTTTACCGCGCTAAGGCGGCAGGGCGCAATAGAGTGCTGGTGGCATAG
- the cbpM gene encoding chaperone modulator CbpM, giving the protein MAEIEITYTVTELCQSTGIMQDELVEVVGLGMIVPLEPADTVWIFDADALSCLQRAQRLQNELDLDWSGVAMTLTLLERVEQLKKENDQLRRQLDRFLQIS; this is encoded by the coding sequence ATGGCTGAAATAGAAATCACCTATACCGTGACTGAATTATGCCAGTCAACGGGAATAATGCAGGATGAATTGGTCGAGGTAGTCGGATTGGGTATGATTGTGCCACTTGAGCCTGCCGACACCGTCTGGATTTTTGACGCTGATGCACTGAGTTGCCTTCAACGCGCCCAGCGGCTACAAAATGAGTTGGATCTGGACTGGTCTGGTGTGGCAATGACCCTAACCCTGCTGGAAAGGGTTGAGCAGTTAAAGAAAGAAAATGACCAACTGCGCAGGCAGCTCGATCGTTTTTTGCAGATATCTTAA
- a CDS encoding Lrp/AsnC family transcriptional regulator codes for MPSSLITPADIKILKQLQHAGRMTNQELADKVGMATSPCWRRVKQLEESGVITGYQANIDRRKIGLGILAFIRVKIDSHSEEEAKLFEMQVGELKPVIACYAVAGDADFLLQVVAEDLDSFSTFAMSVIRRLSGIKEMQTTFVLREVKPLDHLPLE; via the coding sequence ATGCCATCATCACTCATAACACCGGCAGATATTAAAATACTGAAACAGTTACAGCATGCTGGCCGTATGACTAACCAAGAACTAGCCGATAAAGTGGGAATGGCAACCTCCCCCTGTTGGCGGCGGGTGAAACAATTAGAAGAAAGCGGCGTTATTACCGGCTATCAGGCCAATATCGATCGACGAAAAATTGGTTTGGGTATTTTGGCATTTATTCGGGTTAAAATTGACAGCCACAGTGAGGAAGAAGCCAAGCTATTTGAAATGCAGGTGGGGGAGTTAAAGCCGGTTATCGCTTGCTATGCTGTCGCCGGAGATGCTGACTTCCTGCTGCAAGTGGTCGCGGAAGACCTCGATAGCTTCTCCACTTTCGCCATGTCCGTCATCCGCCGATTATCGGGCATTAAAGAGATGCAAACCACCTTCGTCCTGCGCGAGGTAAAACCACTCGATCATTTGCCGCTGGAATAG
- a CDS encoding winged helix-turn-helix transcriptional regulator has translation MTAYQPLTAKNKLEPDHSIVEEKCPMVQFVELIAGKWAIPILYRLIVTAVPIRFGELQRAIAPITQKELTRQLRAFEQRGLVYRKVYAEVPPRVEYQITALGKTLQPTLDSLAQWMRDHHKALAGNA, from the coding sequence ATGACAGCCTATCAGCCGCTAACAGCAAAAAATAAATTAGAACCAGACCACTCAATTGTGGAAGAGAAGTGTCCGATGGTGCAATTTGTCGAACTTATTGCAGGGAAATGGGCTATTCCAATTCTCTATCGTTTAATCGTAACAGCTGTACCAATTCGATTTGGCGAGTTGCAACGGGCCATTGCACCCATTACCCAAAAAGAGCTTACCCGGCAATTACGTGCTTTCGAACAGCGCGGTTTGGTCTACCGCAAGGTCTATGCCGAAGTCCCTCCACGCGTTGAATATCAAATTACGGCATTGGGCAAAACATTGCAGCCAACATTGGATTCGTTAGCCCAATGGATGAGAGATCACCATAAGGCTCTCGCGGGCAATGCGTAA
- a CDS encoding helix-turn-helix domain-containing protein, which yields MKKNLRIQFGERVKELRIATGMSQEAFADRCGFARSYMSRIERGGSNASLDAIEVLAGALNVEPWRLLVSDLSEDTDPELLVPYAADGSCFHPGLASTRDGSFGVGDKAAQKRFGTFSEALDYLRSMETAKWRRPNASGNWGIVSAVRWDKLRK from the coding sequence ACTGCGTATAGCCACCGGAATGAGCCAAGAAGCGTTTGCTGATCGGTGTGGGTTCGCACGCAGCTATATGAGCCGAATCGAACGTGGTGGCTCTAACGCTTCTCTTGATGCGATTGAAGTGCTGGCTGGCGCTTTAAATGTCGAGCCGTGGCGATTGTTGGTGTCTGACTTGTCCGAAGATACCGACCCGGAATTACTGGTTCCATACGCAGCCGATGGTTCCTGTTTTCACCCCGGTTTGGCGAGCACCCGTGATGGTTCGTTTGGAGTAGGTGATAAAGCTGCTCAGAAGCGTTTTGGCACGTTTTCCGAAGCTCTCGACTATCTACGTAGTATGGAGACGGCAAAATGGCGTAGGCCCAATGCCAGTGGCAACTGGGGCATTGTGTCAGCGGTGCGTTGGGACAAACTGAGAAAGTAG
- a CDS encoding SDR family oxidoreductase: protein MNRLNDKYALITGGTSGIGLETARQFIAEGATVAITGRSAAALQAAHKELGGQVLLLNSDASDIADQYQLAAKLTQVWPRLDIVYINAGDVTHRSIGEWDEESFEQVLSTNLKGPFFLLQALLPLLANPASVILCGSASVHIGLPQSSVYAASKAGLLSLARTLSGEWASRGIRVNGLSPGPTQTPALQKLGLSGSEQEHLAEQIRQLVPIKRMGTSSEIAHAAVFLASDESSFVVGTELRVDGGVSSL from the coding sequence ATGAATCGTTTAAATGACAAATATGCACTAATTACAGGTGGAACCAGTGGTATCGGGCTGGAAACTGCTCGTCAATTTATTGCTGAGGGTGCAACGGTGGCGATCACCGGTAGGAGCGCTGCTGCCCTGCAAGCTGCACATAAGGAACTTGGAGGCCAAGTTTTGCTGTTAAACAGTGATGCCAGCGATATTGCCGATCAATATCAGCTAGCGGCAAAACTCACCCAAGTTTGGCCACGCCTTGATATCGTCTATATCAACGCAGGCGATGTTACTCATCGTTCAATAGGAGAGTGGGATGAAGAAAGTTTTGAGCAAGTATTATCAACTAACCTGAAAGGCCCTTTCTTTTTGTTGCAAGCACTGTTGCCGCTGCTGGCTAATCCTGCCTCAGTGATCCTTTGTGGCTCCGCCAGTGTTCATATTGGTTTACCGCAAAGCAGCGTTTATGCCGCCAGCAAGGCAGGGTTACTTTCTCTTGCGCGCACCTTGTCTGGTGAATGGGCAAGCAGAGGAATCCGAGTCAATGGCTTGAGTCCAGGGCCGACACAAACACCAGCCCTGCAAAAACTGGGATTATCCGGCAGCGAACAAGAGCATCTGGCGGAACAAATCCGCCAACTGGTACCAATTAAAAGAATGGGAACATCTAGTGAGATTGCCCATGCTGCGGTCTTTCTCGCCTCAGATGAATCCAGTTTTGTCGTTGGAACAGAATTACGGGTAGACGGGGGTGTCAGCAGCCTTTAA
- a CDS encoding DUF2000 domain-containing protein — MAVAEQMRIAIMVNPELPIGLIANTTSAVGIGLAAKFPQLAGAMLSDSGGKEIDVSSKLPVPILQANALQMREVLLKALTASHERAIVPFPAFARAMHSFQDYADTFPLRSLCDEPLDGLGLVGPEKWVRSLTGALKLLR, encoded by the coding sequence GTGGCTGTGGCAGAGCAAATGCGGATCGCGATTATGGTTAACCCTGAACTCCCTATTGGTTTAATTGCCAATACCACCAGCGCGGTAGGTATTGGGTTAGCGGCAAAATTTCCGCAACTGGCAGGGGCAATGTTGTCCGATTCAGGGGGGAAAGAAATTGATGTTAGCTCAAAATTACCGGTACCTATTTTACAGGCAAATGCTTTGCAGATGAGAGAGGTGCTGTTGAAAGCATTGACGGCTAGCCATGAACGGGCAATTGTGCCTTTTCCGGCATTTGCGCGCGCAATGCACAGTTTTCAGGATTATGCCGATACGTTCCCGCTACGTTCTCTTTGTGATGAGCCGCTAGACGGTTTGGGATTGGTCGGGCCGGAGAAATGGGTTCGTTCATTGACTGGCGCGTTAAAACTGCTGCGCTAG
- the cbpA gene encoding curved DNA-binding protein, whose product MEFKDYYAVMGVEPTASQKDIKTAYRKLARKYHPDVSAEADAESKFKEVAEAYEVLKDTERRAEYDELRLHRNDPRFAQQQAAYNSGHQQRYSSAGAGSQDFSDFFESFFANRGASAHHTSQRPPRGVRGQDLEMELPIFLEETLAEQTRSISYKIPTVDASGYPGAETSKTLKVKIPAGVGDGERIRLKGQGAPGFAGGANGDLFLIIRIAPHPMFDVDGQNLQIVVPLAPWEAALGANVEMPTLTGKITLTVPAGSQSGQRLRIKGKGLVSKKGTGDLYAILKVVMPPKPDEKMRALWQQLSDQASFNPRTGWE is encoded by the coding sequence ATGGAATTTAAAGACTATTATGCCGTGATGGGAGTAGAACCAACTGCTTCCCAGAAAGATATTAAAACAGCCTATCGCAAGCTGGCGCGCAAATATCACCCAGATGTCAGCGCGGAAGCCGATGCTGAAAGTAAGTTCAAAGAAGTTGCCGAGGCCTATGAAGTATTAAAAGATACTGAACGGCGTGCTGAATATGACGAGTTAAGATTGCATCGGAATGACCCTCGTTTTGCCCAACAACAAGCCGCCTATAATTCAGGTCATCAACAAAGGTACAGCAGTGCGGGGGCCGGTTCCCAAGACTTCTCTGATTTTTTTGAATCTTTCTTTGCTAACCGTGGGGCTTCAGCTCATCACACCTCTCAGCGACCACCTCGCGGTGTTCGCGGCCAAGATCTTGAGATGGAATTGCCCATCTTCTTAGAAGAAACCTTGGCAGAACAGACGCGTTCTATTTCTTACAAAATACCGACTGTTGATGCTTCGGGGTATCCGGGGGCGGAGACATCCAAAACGCTAAAAGTGAAAATTCCGGCTGGGGTGGGGGATGGCGAGCGTATCCGTCTTAAAGGGCAGGGGGCACCGGGTTTTGCCGGTGGAGCTAATGGCGATTTATTCCTGATTATTCGCATTGCACCGCATCCAATGTTTGATGTTGATGGTCAAAATTTACAAATAGTGGTGCCGTTAGCCCCATGGGAAGCGGCATTAGGTGCCAATGTAGAGATGCCGACACTGACGGGCAAAATCACTTTAACGGTCCCGGCAGGTAGCCAAAGTGGTCAGAGATTGCGTATCAAAGGCAAAGGGCTAGTTAGCAAAAAGGGAACTGGCGATCTGTACGCGATCCTCAAGGTAGTGATGCCGCCAAAACCGGACGAGAAAATGCGCGCGCTGTGGCAACAACTGTCAGATCAGGCGTCATTTAATCCTCGCACTGGCTGGGAGTAA
- a CDS encoding MFS transporter — protein MSVEINQSAKVVGRRKIKSLRWWMLALFLLGVTVNYITRNSLGILAPELKTSLNMTTEQYSWIVASFQLAYTVFQPLCGWLIDVIGLKMGFLICASVWAVVCMMHAGAGTWFQLAVLRFFMGSAEAAATPANAKAISDWFPKKERPIAAGWAGVGFSIGAMLAPPIIVLAHVALGWQGAFLFSGALAMVWVLLWWRFYHSPDTHPNLSKEEFELIHQDNEPVLPRLPFLKSLAILSKNKKFYGIAIPAFLAEPAWAVFSFWVPLYLATERGMDLKQIAMFAWLPFLAADIGSVASGYLTKLYQKWFGCSRINSVVASSVTGAFMMVSLAFVAITKDPYLAIALISIGGFGHQVISCMLSALVVDSFDKNQVATVNGLRGSSAWIASFLFTLLIGAVSDTIGFNPLFIAMGFFDLIGAVFLVALFAERRNKTQPAA, from the coding sequence ATGAGTGTTGAGATTAATCAATCCGCTAAGGTTGTCGGGCGGCGAAAAATAAAATCATTACGCTGGTGGATGCTGGCGCTATTTCTACTCGGGGTCACCGTTAACTATATTACCCGTAACTCTCTGGGTATCCTCGCCCCTGAGTTAAAAACCAGCCTGAATATGACCACTGAACAATATTCATGGATTGTGGCGTCTTTTCAGTTGGCTTACACCGTTTTCCAGCCACTCTGTGGTTGGCTGATTGACGTCATCGGTTTAAAAATGGGGTTCCTGATTTGCGCTAGTGTCTGGGCGGTGGTATGCATGATGCACGCAGGGGCAGGAACCTGGTTTCAATTGGCGGTGCTGCGCTTCTTTATGGGCAGTGCCGAAGCTGCGGCAACACCGGCAAATGCCAAAGCGATTTCTGACTGGTTTCCGAAAAAGGAACGCCCCATTGCCGCGGGTTGGGCAGGGGTGGGGTTCTCTATCGGTGCGATGTTAGCACCACCGATTATCGTACTGGCTCATGTCGCTCTCGGTTGGCAAGGTGCATTCTTATTCTCCGGTGCTTTAGCCATGGTTTGGGTTCTGCTGTGGTGGCGTTTTTATCATTCACCCGACACCCATCCAAATTTGAGTAAAGAAGAGTTTGAACTGATTCACCAAGACAATGAACCGGTACTCCCTCGGCTGCCTTTTCTTAAGTCATTAGCCATTCTGAGCAAAAATAAGAAATTTTACGGTATCGCTATCCCGGCATTTTTAGCGGAACCCGCATGGGCGGTATTTAGCTTCTGGGTTCCACTTTATTTGGCTACCGAGCGGGGCATGGACCTAAAACAGATTGCCATGTTCGCCTGGCTACCCTTCCTGGCGGCAGATATAGGCAGTGTTGCCAGTGGCTATTTAACCAAACTCTACCAAAAATGGTTCGGTTGCAGTCGTATCAACTCAGTAGTTGCCAGCTCCGTAACCGGTGCCTTTATGATGGTTTCACTGGCCTTTGTTGCCATCACCAAAGACCCTTATCTGGCTATTGCTTTAATCTCTATTGGTGGCTTCGGTCACCAGGTTATCTCTTGCATGCTCAGTGCATTAGTCGTTGATTCATTTGATAAAAACCAAGTGGCCACCGTTAATGGCCTGCGCGGCTCTTCCGCTTGGATTGCCAGTTTCCTGTTTACTTTATTGATTGGGGCCGTATCCGACACGATCGGTTTTAACCCGCTGTTTATTGCCATGGGCTTCTTCGATTTGATTGGTGCTGTGTTCCTGGTTGCTCTGTTTGCTGAGCGCCGCAATAAAACACAACCGGCTGCCTGA
- a CDS encoding ClbS/DfsB family four-helix bundle protein has protein sequence MGVPQTKSELLLAIDKNFNKLSGYLASIPPELALDESMEGHAKDTVMSVCNLVSYLLGWNNLVIKWITLDEEGKPVDFPETGYKWNQLGLLAQKFYRDYSDLDLRSLSSQLQNAKSEIVELINQRSGNDLYGKAWYGKWTMGRMISFNTSSPYSNACGRLRKWAKENNLKL, from the coding sequence ATGGGTGTGCCACAAACCAAATCAGAACTCCTGTTGGCAATAGACAAAAACTTCAATAAATTGTCAGGTTACCTCGCATCAATTCCACCCGAATTAGCATTAGATGAATCAATGGAAGGGCATGCAAAAGACACTGTAATGAGTGTTTGCAATCTTGTCTCCTACTTACTTGGCTGGAACAATTTAGTTATCAAATGGATAACGCTTGATGAAGAGGGAAAGCCTGTTGATTTCCCGGAAACAGGTTATAAATGGAACCAACTGGGTCTTCTCGCCCAAAAGTTTTATCGCGACTATAGCGATTTGGATTTACGCTCGCTAAGCAGCCAACTACAGAACGCTAAAAGCGAAATCGTTGAATTGATCAATCAGCGATCTGGCAATGACCTGTATGGAAAAGCGTGGTATGGCAAATGGACAATGGGAAGGATGATTTCTTTCAATACATCTTCCCCCTACTCCAATGCCTGCGGCAGGTTAAGAAAGTGGGCAAAGGAAAACAACCTCAAGCTATGA
- a CDS encoding LacI family DNA-binding transcriptional regulator: MNGKLKIQEIANQTGLSISTVSRVLAGKANTSAKAKQQVMAYAQSQGILQNLSSGRLMLNNIMVFAPHRAFDVRTDIFYYKVIQGITEAVSQHEVMIRYCGLSETHSDIALFLEKMTNPQTEAAIIIGIDDPRIHTLAAGVHKPSVLINCRDKEMSLDSVSPDHQLIGEFSANYLIQQGHRRILTLQCLRRNTMELRLVGIKEAFANNNMRFDDGQHLITTHGFGAEEAEQALTAFITGCEDKSQLPTAILAGGDYMAFGAVNALNKLNMSVPDNVSVMSMDGFNLADIHDVTLTAVHVPRDELGAEAIQLLQRRLLRPDAPFSNTLLQGKLVACSSVKQINQKRAMPAANKPSDQLYDL, from the coding sequence ATGAATGGAAAGCTAAAAATACAAGAAATTGCTAATCAGACTGGCCTTTCAATTAGCACGGTATCGAGAGTATTAGCCGGTAAAGCCAATACCAGTGCGAAAGCAAAACAGCAGGTAATGGCGTATGCGCAGTCGCAGGGGATATTGCAGAATTTGTCCAGCGGGCGGTTGATGCTAAATAACATTATGGTATTTGCCCCTCATCGTGCCTTTGATGTGCGTACCGATATTTTTTACTACAAAGTTATTCAGGGGATTACTGAGGCGGTTAGTCAACATGAAGTCATGATTCGCTACTGTGGGCTATCTGAAACTCACAGTGATATTGCGCTATTTTTGGAGAAAATGACCAATCCTCAAACCGAAGCGGCAATCATTATTGGTATCGACGATCCGCGGATTCATACATTAGCGGCTGGGGTGCATAAGCCGTCGGTGTTAATTAATTGCCGTGACAAAGAAATGTCATTGGATAGTGTGTCGCCAGACCACCAACTGATTGGTGAGTTTTCTGCCAATTACCTGATACAGCAAGGGCATCGGCGCATTCTGACTCTGCAATGTTTACGTCGCAACACGATGGAACTGCGCTTAGTGGGGATAAAAGAGGCTTTCGCTAATAATAATATGCGCTTTGATGATGGTCAACATCTGATTACCACGCATGGCTTTGGCGCGGAAGAGGCTGAGCAGGCGCTAACCGCTTTTATCACTGGTTGTGAAGATAAGAGCCAGCTGCCGACGGCCATTTTAGCCGGGGGGGACTATATGGCATTTGGTGCCGTTAATGCGTTGAATAAACTGAACATGAGCGTGCCTGATAACGTATCTGTTATGAGTATGGATGGTTTTAACCTGGCAGACATTCATGATGTCACACTGACCGCGGTGCACGTCCCCCGAGATGAGTTGGGGGCCGAAGCCATCCAGTTACTGCAACGGCGCTTATTACGCCCAGATGCGCCCTTCAGTAATACCTTACTGCAAGGGAAATTAGTGGCCTGTTCTTCGGTCAAACAGATCAATCAGAAAAGGGCGATGCCTGCGGCCAATAAACCATCGGATCAGTTATATGATTTGTAA